A single Stigmatella aurantiaca DNA region contains:
- a CDS encoding bifunctional metallophosphatase/5'-nucleotidase, with translation MRCALLGLSCLLVSASCMPLMDGEEYNLAGQEVRLSILHTSDIHSRLIPYDFAPLKTDTDLGLIPEAGPFGGATRMAALLKRERQRGERVIHLDSGDCFQGAPIFNTNKGEAEFRFLSGVGLDAAVVGNHEFDAGAPNFVQKARDHAVFPLLSANYFWNDARESGNNGASAVTMPYTIRSIKGLRVGIIGMANISSLNSIVEGGNSLQATPLEQNEAARAYVDLLRPVTDLVVVVSHLGLTEDQDLVLGYEGYYEYEAARPFILRENNPWKILEWRGEEGNLKSVVRVQIPGVSGIDVIMGGHLHVVLNPPQSVIDPSGRKVLLSHSGAFAKYVGRLDLVVKVPQEPSLDGAELVSHDYRAMPLDALWCNDAMRAYYQDSFWNPGQFATNPRVRAAIEECQNLEDRWTTGLMQSYILGMDTNLQLTSIFSYAPSDVARRNNSTGGDSPLGNLTADSMRKRRRVEAEMALTNSLGIRDNLYAGVITQEAMFNVFPFENTINIMYLSGVEMQELFDFVTERSAERGCVSQAQVSGARFTMDCAQAQLNALSIPCNPDDGGAAKWCPQTDRAGHAPWQCLADQNQGRCWANPATDIQINGKPLDPRGTYRIAVNDYIAKGGSGFRVLKSNTTRIETGISLRDSLIGYMQGFCTCEDINEGRETSKTGERCGTLIDGQWTVSEQVRSFCGQAQDFKSALQKEVGSCTCGGLLSKPDDLQRCGVPDLTPEALQATCNIPPGPFTGRCSCREALAGTNPMCGTITPQLKNFCENPTAMGISGEIEDGRIGRRVK, from the coding sequence ATGCGCTGTGCCTTGCTCGGCCTCTCTTGTCTCCTGGTCTCCGCCTCGTGCATGCCGTTGATGGATGGCGAGGAGTACAACCTGGCGGGACAAGAGGTTCGTCTCTCCATTCTTCACACCTCCGATATTCACTCGCGGCTCATCCCGTACGACTTCGCCCCGCTGAAGACGGATACGGACCTGGGGCTCATCCCCGAGGCAGGCCCCTTCGGCGGTGCGACCCGCATGGCCGCGCTGCTCAAGCGCGAGCGCCAGCGCGGTGAGCGCGTCATCCACCTGGACTCAGGCGACTGCTTCCAGGGCGCGCCCATCTTCAACACCAACAAGGGCGAGGCGGAGTTCCGCTTCTTGTCCGGTGTGGGGCTGGACGCGGCGGTGGTGGGCAACCATGAGTTCGACGCGGGCGCCCCCAACTTCGTCCAGAAGGCGCGCGACCACGCCGTGTTCCCGCTGCTGTCGGCCAACTACTTCTGGAACGACGCCCGCGAGAGCGGCAACAACGGCGCCTCGGCCGTCACCATGCCCTACACCATCCGAAGCATCAAAGGCCTGCGGGTGGGCATCATCGGCATGGCCAACATCTCCTCGCTCAACTCCATCGTCGAGGGTGGCAACTCGCTGCAGGCCACCCCGCTGGAGCAGAACGAGGCGGCGCGCGCCTACGTGGACCTGCTGCGCCCGGTGACGGATCTGGTCGTCGTCGTCAGCCACCTGGGCCTCACCGAGGACCAGGACCTGGTGCTCGGCTACGAGGGCTACTACGAGTACGAGGCGGCCCGGCCCTTCATCCTGCGCGAGAACAACCCCTGGAAGATCCTCGAGTGGCGCGGCGAGGAGGGCAACCTCAAGTCCGTGGTCCGGGTGCAGATCCCCGGCGTGAGCGGCATCGATGTCATCATGGGCGGCCACCTCCACGTGGTGCTCAACCCGCCGCAGAGCGTTATCGACCCGAGCGGCCGCAAGGTGCTGCTGTCCCACTCGGGCGCGTTCGCCAAGTACGTGGGCCGGTTGGATCTGGTGGTGAAGGTGCCACAGGAGCCGTCGCTGGATGGCGCGGAGCTGGTGAGCCACGACTACCGCGCCATGCCGCTCGACGCGCTGTGGTGCAACGACGCCATGCGCGCCTACTACCAGGACAGCTTCTGGAACCCGGGCCAGTTCGCCACCAACCCCCGGGTGCGTGCCGCCATCGAGGAGTGCCAGAACCTGGAGGACCGTTGGACCACGGGGCTGATGCAGTCCTACATCCTGGGCATGGACACCAACCTCCAGCTCACGTCCATCTTCTCCTACGCGCCGAGCGATGTGGCGCGCCGCAACAACTCCACGGGCGGCGACTCCCCGCTGGGCAACCTCACCGCCGACTCCATGCGCAAGCGCCGCCGGGTGGAGGCGGAGATGGCCCTCACCAACTCGCTGGGCATCCGCGACAACCTCTACGCGGGCGTCATCACCCAGGAGGCGATGTTCAACGTGTTCCCCTTCGAGAACACCATCAACATCATGTACCTGTCCGGCGTGGAGATGCAGGAGCTGTTCGACTTCGTCACCGAGCGCTCCGCGGAGCGCGGCTGTGTCAGCCAGGCCCAGGTCTCCGGCGCCCGCTTCACCATGGACTGTGCCCAGGCCCAGCTCAATGCCCTGAGCATTCCCTGCAATCCCGATGATGGGGGGGCCGCCAAATGGTGTCCCCAGACGGACCGGGCGGGCCATGCCCCCTGGCAGTGCCTGGCGGATCAGAACCAGGGCCGGTGCTGGGCCAACCCCGCCACCGACATCCAGATCAACGGCAAGCCGCTGGACCCCCGAGGCACCTACCGCATCGCCGTCAACGACTACATCGCCAAGGGCGGCTCGGGCTTCCGGGTGCTCAAGAGCAACACCACCCGCATCGAGACGGGCATCTCCCTGCGCGACTCGCTCATCGGCTACATGCAGGGCTTCTGCACCTGCGAGGACATCAACGAGGGCCGGGAGACGTCCAAGACGGGCGAGCGCTGCGGCACCCTGATCGATGGCCAGTGGACGGTCAGCGAGCAGGTCCGCTCCTTCTGCGGCCAGGCCCAGGACTTCAAGAGCGCCCTGCAGAAAGAGGTGGGCAGCTGCACCTGCGGCGGGCTGCTGAGCAAGCCCGATGATCTGCAGCGGTGCGGGGTGCCGGACCTGACGCCCGAAGCCCTGCAGGCCACCTGCAACATCCCTCCGGGCCCCTTCACGGGCCGGTGCAGCTGCCGCGAGGCGCTGGCGGGGACCAACCCCATGTGCGGCACCATCACCCCGCAGCTGAAGAACTTCTGTGAGAACCCCACCGCCATGGGCATCTCGGGCGAAATCGAAGACGGCCGGATCGGCCGG
- a CDS encoding NUDIX hydrolase, with product MRSNNTSVTDIEIIEDFSPTARCDEGFLRVRRLRCQNRRADGSASKVYRVDVVDRPRLDAVAVLVYRRGETGLEVLTRMNLRPAAFFRKGKDMALPDGRSYLRVEEIVAGLLELEDKGEEGLRHRAAEEVREEAGYVVSPEEIRLLGAGFFVAPGILSEKVFPAAVDVTGKQPQTPEGDGSPLEEGTELRWHPIEALLAACRRGEVPDAKTEIAITRLLAGQP from the coding sequence ATGCGGTCAAACAACACGTCTGTCACTGATATCGAGATCATCGAGGATTTCTCGCCTACCGCGAGATGCGACGAGGGCTTTCTGCGGGTGAGGCGCTTGCGCTGCCAGAACCGGCGCGCGGATGGCTCGGCCTCCAAGGTGTACCGGGTGGATGTGGTGGACCGGCCCCGCCTGGACGCGGTGGCGGTGCTCGTCTACCGGCGCGGTGAAACAGGGCTGGAGGTGCTCACGCGGATGAACCTCCGGCCCGCGGCGTTCTTCCGCAAGGGCAAGGACATGGCGCTGCCGGACGGGCGCAGCTACCTGCGCGTGGAGGAGATCGTCGCGGGGCTGCTGGAACTGGAGGACAAGGGCGAGGAGGGGCTGCGGCACCGCGCGGCGGAGGAGGTGCGCGAGGAGGCGGGCTACGTGGTGTCGCCCGAGGAGATCCGCTTGCTGGGCGCGGGGTTCTTCGTGGCCCCGGGCATCCTGTCGGAGAAGGTGTTTCCGGCGGCGGTGGATGTGACGGGCAAGCAGCCACAGACACCGGAAGGAGATGGCTCGCCCCTGGAAGAGGGGACGGAGCTGCGCTGGCACCCCATCGAGGCGTTGCTCGCGGCGTGCCGGCGCGGCGAGGTGCCGGATGCGAAGACGGAGATCGCCATCACCCGGTTGCTGGCCGGGCAGCCGTAG
- a CDS encoding MFS transporter, with translation MSSMPEWLQKLLPILILLAAIGLVFARLPKVELGHSEAFKRRRFFNWFPLGMTYAFLYMGRYNVNIATSAMGNRTTNADFGTIFFWGTIVYGVAFLLNGPLTDRLGGRKTILLSAAGSSVCNVLMGAVVYAVLTQDWQPPGGLVAVLSVLYAANMYFQSFGAVSIVKVNAAWFHVRERGLLGGVFGILISLGVYFAYDWSALIVKAAPTYWVFFVPAAILLAFVVLDYFVIRDTPGDTGHPDFDTADASSGDTGPRLGLKAVVSRMLRNPTIVVILLIEFCSGYMRNAIMQWYPKFAKATGIGGTFVASNWGMLLCVAGITGGMFAGVISDRLFDSRRGPVSAVLYAGMSAGAVASLFLIDSMMLGWTVIFMSLCVIGVHGMLSGTASMDFGGKKNAGVAVGIIDGAVYLGTAAQSLLLGRILPSGEAAKSAANWGNWPIALVPLSFVGLLLATRVWNARPQPKAAPLPTAAPVETLPSPRTGTGG, from the coding sequence ATGTCGTCAATGCCCGAGTGGCTGCAAAAGCTGCTGCCCATTCTCATCCTGCTCGCGGCGATTGGCCTGGTCTTCGCGCGGCTGCCCAAGGTGGAACTGGGACACTCCGAGGCCTTCAAGCGCCGCCGGTTCTTCAACTGGTTCCCGCTGGGGATGACGTACGCGTTCCTGTACATGGGGCGCTACAACGTGAACATCGCCACCAGCGCGATGGGCAACCGGACGACGAACGCGGACTTCGGCACCATCTTCTTCTGGGGCACCATCGTCTACGGCGTCGCGTTCCTGCTCAACGGTCCGCTGACGGACCGGCTGGGCGGCCGCAAGACAATCCTCCTGTCCGCGGCCGGCTCCTCGGTCTGCAACGTGTTGATGGGCGCGGTGGTCTACGCGGTGTTGACCCAGGACTGGCAGCCGCCCGGGGGGCTCGTGGCGGTGCTGTCGGTCCTCTACGCGGCCAACATGTACTTCCAGAGCTTCGGGGCCGTCTCCATCGTCAAGGTGAACGCGGCCTGGTTCCACGTCCGCGAGCGCGGGCTGCTGGGCGGCGTGTTCGGCATCCTCATCTCGCTGGGCGTCTACTTCGCGTATGACTGGAGCGCGCTGATCGTCAAGGCGGCGCCCACCTACTGGGTGTTCTTCGTCCCGGCCGCCATCCTGCTGGCCTTCGTGGTGCTGGACTACTTCGTCATCCGGGACACGCCGGGGGACACGGGCCACCCGGACTTTGACACCGCGGATGCCTCCTCGGGGGACACGGGCCCCCGGCTGGGATTGAAGGCCGTGGTGTCGCGGATGCTCCGCAACCCCACCATTGTCGTCATCCTGCTCATCGAGTTCTGCAGCGGCTACATGCGCAACGCCATCATGCAGTGGTACCCCAAGTTCGCGAAGGCGACAGGCATTGGCGGAACGTTCGTCGCCTCCAACTGGGGCATGCTGCTGTGCGTGGCGGGCATCACTGGCGGCATGTTCGCGGGGGTCATCTCCGACCGGCTCTTCGACTCCCGGCGGGGGCCCGTCTCCGCGGTGCTCTACGCGGGCATGAGCGCGGGGGCCGTGGCCAGCCTCTTTCTCATCGACAGCATGATGCTGGGGTGGACGGTCATCTTCATGTCCCTGTGTGTCATTGGCGTGCACGGAATGCTCTCCGGCACGGCCAGCATGGACTTCGGGGGCAAGAAGAACGCGGGCGTCGCGGTGGGCATCATCGACGGCGCCGTCTACCTGGGCACCGCCGCGCAGTCGCTGCTGCTCGGGCGCATCCTGCCCTCGGGGGAGGCCGCCAAGAGCGCGGCCAACTGGGGCAACTGGCCCATTGCCCTGGTGCCGTTGTCCTTCGTGGGACTGCTGCTGGCCACGCGCGTGTGGAACGCCAGGCCCCAGCCGAAGGCGGCGCCCCTGCCCACGGCGGCGCCCGTGGAGACGCTTCCCTCGCCCCGGACGGGCACGGGAGGGTAA